AGCCCAAGTTATTTAGAAAAATCATCACTGATCGAAAATACCGATGACTTACAATACCATTCATTACTAGGCTTTAGAGATGCACATGGGCAACTAGAGCAGACTTGGCATTTTCAGCATGCAAATGTACCAACTCATTATAAAGTTATCTGCAGCGACTTTAACTCGTTATATCACTTATGTTTAGCCGGGGCGGGTATCGCTTTATTACCTCATGTTATTGCTCACGAGGCGGTAAATCAGGGACGATTAATCAATGTTCTGCCGCAACACAGCATTGGCTTTGCCGACATCAGCTTGGCCTATTCGACCAAAAGTCCTCAATCGCCTGTGGCAAAAGCCTTTTGCGAACATTTACTTCGAGAGATGGTTCCCAGTTAAAGCGGTAAAAGCGGTAAAAGCATAATTAAAACAGACTGCAGCGGTAAAGGTATAATTTAAATAGACTGCGGCGGTAAAAACAATAAAAAAGGTTAGCGAAATCGCTAACCTTTTTTATGTAATGTTCGTCACGCGGTGGCGTGACATAGCAGTATTAACGATTATTTTTTATCGTCTTTTAAGCCAATACTTTGCATCCAGTATTCAAAATTAACTAGATTACCCGGTAACACAATACGGCTATCAGGTTTGCTTAAACCATCTAGCTGCTTCATATACTGTTCACCAAGTTGCATACGCAATGCACTTTGTCCGCCTTCAGATGAAATAACCACCGCTAATCGTTCTATCGACTCAGCAGTTGCTTTCGCTAAAGTGAGAATTTCTTGCGCTTTACCTTCGGCCTCATTAATGCGGCGTTGCATCTCACCTTCAGAACGGTTAATGGTTTCTGCCATCACACCTTCTGAACGATTAATCTTACTTTGCTTGTCACCTTCACTTTTAGCTAATAATGCCCGACGTTCACGCTCGGCATTCACCTGCATTTCCATGGCGTTTTTAACTGTTTCTGGTGGGGTGATATTTTTAATCTCGTAACGATGCACTCGAATGCCCCACATAGAGCCAGCTTCATCGAGAACTTCAACCACTTTGGCTGATATCACATCACGCTCTTCAAAAGTACGATCTAAATCTAAGGTACCAATCACAGAACGCGTAGTTGTTTGGGCAAGTTGAATGGCGGCATAACGGTAGTCGGTAATACCATAACTGGCTTTAACGGGATCGGTAACCGAAATATAAATCACTCCATCCACTTCAACATTAACTTCATCACTGGAGAAACATTCTTGTGGCGGTACATCAATCGTTTCTTCCTTTAAGTCGTGGATATAAGCCACTTTATCAACGAAAGGGATCAGTGCATGGAAGCCTGCATCTAAGGTATTGTGATATTTACCTAAACGTTCAACAATATAAGCCGACTTGGTCGGCACAAGACAGATAGACTGGAATAGTTTTAGCACAAAAATAGCAAAAATTACACCCCAGATAGCCATCACAATAAAATCAGTATCAATTCCGTTAATCAACATTAGCGAGCTCCTTTTGCTGATGAGTTTGATACGGCATGAGTTACTTGCTCCATACCTTCAAAAAAGCCTTCTAGCTTGGCCATTTCAGCAGGCACAACAGAGACTTGAGCTTCAGATAAAATCTTGCCCACTTGACCAATAAACTGCTCTTTAAGCAACATGTTCATGGCGTCATTGCCGCCATTTACCGTTAAGGCCTTGCAGATCATTTCCATGCCTTCTGCCTTCGCAGTGGCAATAATAGAAATTTCTTGCCCTGTACCTAAAGCCTCATTAATGCGCTTTTGTTTTTGACCTTCGGACAAATTAATCGCCTCTTGACGTTCACCTTGCGACATATTGATCATTGCTGCTTTTTCAGCATTGGCCAAAGTGATCTCGGCACGCTTGCGACGCTCTGCTTCCATTTGTTTTTCAAGGGTGTGAATAACTTTCATTGAAGGGGAGATATTTTTAATCTCGTAACGTAATACTTTGATCCCCCAAGGATCAGAAGCCTTATCAATTTCGCGCACAATGGATTCATTCAAACTGTCACGTTCAGAAAACGTTTGCGACAAGGTCAGCTTACCTATTTCTGAACGCATGGTTGTTTGCGCTAAGTTAACCGCTGCACGGCGATAGTTTTCAATACCATAGCTGGCCAGCTTGCCGTCCATCACTTTAAGGTAGACTAAACCGTCAACTTCCAACTGGGTGTTGTCTTTTGAAATACAACTCTGCGGCGGCACATCTAATACTTCTTCACGAGTGTCGTGGCGATAAGCAACCCGATCGACAAAAGGAACGAGAAAATGGAACCCTGGCTCGAGCACGGTACGAAACTTACCCAAACGCTCAATAACATGCACTTCACGCATTGGCACAATTAACATGAGTTTGAACAAAATGAACATTACAAATAAAAAAACGATTGTTAACACAAACATATCTACTCCCTTTTGATCTGACTTTCCTAGATAACACTTAACGGCAATCACAACACGACGATTTCGAAACAATACTTAATTTACGAAACAATATTCATGACACTAAATTTACGAAACAATAATGACAAAACAATATTCATATCACAATAATCTGAATTTTTTACAGTTAAGTACTCAATAACCTCAACTCCCGTAACAACTCGCGGTAACAACTCGCAGTAATAACTCGCGGCAACAAAAGGTTATCAACTAAATCGCTATACAGAATCGATGATAGGTTCAACAACAAAAGCAATATTATCCCGACAAATGATCCTGACTTTGGTACCTTTTTTTATCACGGTACCATCACCTAAAGCAGTCCAATCAGTACCCAAACAGCTAATTCGACCGGTCTTTTGACCAGGGCCGATGGCTTGCTTAACGATAGCGACTTGATTATAAAGATCCGCCTCTTCATCGGTATTATCGACATGTGAATCGCCGCCCACTAAACGCTGGGTCACATGACGAAAACTCAGTAATAACACCATTGAAGCCATAAACCATAATGTCAGACTTTGTACCAAGCCATCGATAATGCCAACAGCTTGTGCTGCTGCGACGATAACGCAAGCCGCACCTAATAAAATAACGATACCACCCGGAATGATAATCTCCGAGATCATCAATAA
The nucleotide sequence above comes from Shewanella sp. Arc9-LZ. Encoded proteins:
- a CDS encoding SPFH domain-containing protein; its protein translation is MINGIDTDFIVMAIWGVIFAIFVLKLFQSICLVPTKSAYIVERLGKYHNTLDAGFHALIPFVDKVAYIHDLKEETIDVPPQECFSSDEVNVEVDGVIYISVTDPVKASYGITDYRYAAIQLAQTTTRSVIGTLDLDRTFEERDVISAKVVEVLDEAGSMWGIRVHRYEIKNITPPETVKNAMEMQVNAERERRALLAKSEGDKQSKINRSEGVMAETINRSEGEMQRRINEAEGKAQEILTLAKATAESIERLAVVISSEGGQSALRMQLGEQYMKQLDGLSKPDSRIVLPGNLVNFEYWMQSIGLKDDKK
- a CDS encoding slipin family protein, whose protein sequence is MFVLTIVFLFVMFILFKLMLIVPMREVHVIERLGKFRTVLEPGFHFLVPFVDRVAYRHDTREEVLDVPPQSCISKDNTQLEVDGLVYLKVMDGKLASYGIENYRRAAVNLAQTTMRSEIGKLTLSQTFSERDSLNESIVREIDKASDPWGIKVLRYEIKNISPSMKVIHTLEKQMEAERRKRAEITLANAEKAAMINMSQGERQEAINLSEGQKQKRINEALGTGQEISIIATAKAEGMEMICKALTVNGGNDAMNMLLKEQFIGQVGKILSEAQVSVVPAEMAKLEGFFEGMEQVTHAVSNSSAKGAR
- a CDS encoding NfeD family protein, whose amino-acid sequence is MELANPIAVWLVLGLLLMISEIIIPGGIVILLGAACVIVAAAQAVGIIDGLVQSLTLWFMASMVLLLSFRHVTQRLVGGDSHVDNTDEEADLYNQVAIVKQAIGPGQKTGRISCLGTDWTALGDGTVIKKGTKVRIICRDNIAFVVEPIIDSV